CGAAGCGCGGCGGGTGCGGGGGGAAGGCGTAGGCGGCGGCCCAGATCGAGCTGCCGGTGAAGCCGTTCACGACCGGGACGCCGAGCGCAGCCGCCGCGGCCGCCGACCGGCTCATTTCCGCCGCGGCCCGCCGCCGCACGGCCTCGGGGTCGCCGTCGCCCCACACGCGCTCCGGCAGAATGAGCTGGTGGCGGGCGTCGATCGGATCGCACACGGCCTGGCCAACGAGATGGTTGGAGATCGCGTGCACCTCGAGGCCGTGGGCCGCCAGCAGGTCCCGCTGCCCGGCCGCGTAGCCCTCCTCCTCCGTCGCGCGCACGACGTCGAAGTGGTCGCCCCAGCAGGCAAGCTCGAGCCCGTCGTAGCCCCACGCGGCTGCCTTCGCGGCGAGCGTCGCCAGCGGCATGTCCGCCCACTGGCCGGTAAACAGCGTGATCGGTCGTACACTCATCGCGTCGGCTCCCCCGGCTCTCCCGACTCCCCGGGCTTCCCCGGCCCTCCCGGCGGTTCGTAGCGCGCGTCCACCCACGCGCCGCGGCGTCCGCTCTCCACCGCCCGTTCGAGGAAGTGAACCCCGCGGGCCCCGTCCCACACGGTGGGGAAGTCGAGGTCCGCAGCGTCCGGCGTCCGCCCCTCATCGAGCGCTCCGATGGTCGAGATCACGTTCCGGTACAGGTTCCCGAACCCCTCGATGAACCCCTCGGGATGCCCCGGCGGGACCCGCGACGCCCGGGCGGCCTCGGGCGAGATCCAGCCGTGTCCCCGGCGCCGCGCCCGCGCCTGCCCGTCCGGCGTCCGGTGCCACAGCGTCTCCGCGTCGTCGTGCCGCCAGGCGATCGAGCCCTCGCTCCCGAACACGCGGATCGCGAGCCCGTTCTCCTCGCCCGCCGCCACCTGCGACACCGTGAGCGTTCCCCGCACCCCACCGCTCCAGCGCAGGAGCAGGCTCGCGTCGTCCTCCAGGCGCCGCCCCGGCACGAACGTCGTGAGCTCGCCGCACAGCGCCTCGACCTCCAGCCCGGTCACGTAGCGGGCCAGGTGGTGCGCGTGCGTCCCGATGTCCCCGAGCGCGCCCGCCACGCCCGCCCGCGCCGGATCCGTGCGCCACACCGCCTGCGGGTGCCCCGTCTCCTCCAGCGGCGTCGCCAGCCACCCCTGGAAGTATTCGAGTTGAACGCGGCGGATCTCCCCCAGCGTTCCGCCGCGCACCAGGTGGCGCGCATCCTTGATCATCGGATAGCCGCCGTAGTTGTGCGTGAGGGCGAAGACGCGGTCCCCGCCCGCCACGAGCCGGCACAGGGCCTCCGCGTCCCCCAACTCGGTCGTCAACGGCTTGTCGCACACCACGTGGAAGCCCGCGTCGAGAAAGGTCCGCGCCACGTCGAAGTGGAGATGGTTCGGCGTGACCACGATGACGAAGTCCAGCCGGTCCTCTCCGGCGCGCGCCGCCTCGGCCTCCGCCATCTCCGCGTAGCCGCCGTACACGCGCTCCGGGTCCAGTCCGATCTCGGCCCCCTTGGCCGCCGACCGCTCCGCGTCCGACGAGAAGGCGCCGGCCGCGACCCGCGCGAGACCGTCGAGTTCCGCGGCCATCCGGTGTACGTCTCCGATGAAGGCGCCGGGTCCGCCCCCCACCATCCCGTAGCTGAGCCGTCGCCTCATCCGTGCCTCATCCGTGCCTCATCCGTCGCCCGACTCCGTCCCGATCCGAACCGCCCGGTACCCGCCGGCCCGACGGTCGCGCGCATGGAGGAAGCCGAAGATGAGAATGAGCGCCCCCGTGAACGGAAGGATGTACCGGAACGAGACCCGTCCCCCGTAGTTGTCCGCCGGCCCGAGGATGGCGTTGGCCCGCTCCGCCAGCGCCTCATCCCCCCCGGAGTTGATGATCGCCCGCAGCGCGTTCGCCGTGACCGACTCCGGCAGCGCGCCGTCCGGCCCCACCCCGGCGAGCGCCTCGCCCGCCGCTTCGCCCGCCGCCGCCAGATCCGGGGCGGTGCTCTCGTCGGCCCCGGCGAAGGCCGCCGCCGCATCGGCGAAGAGCGCCTGCGTCTCGACCGCCGGGAGCCGCTCGTGCCCCACTTCGTCGGCGATCCTTCCCATCCACGGCGTCGTCCACAGCCCGACGACCGCCATGCCCGTCGCCCCCATCATCCCCAGCCCCAGCGCGCCGGAACGCGGCACGCGCTCCGACACGAAGCCGAGCATCGTCGGCCAGAAGTAGCACACGCCGACCGCGAACACGGTGGCCGAGGCGAACGCCATCACGGTCGTCTCCGCGTAGCTCAGCCACAGCAGCCCCACGACGGAGATCGCCGCGCTCGCCGACAGCACGCCGGTCGGCGAGAGCCGCTCCACCGCGAACCCGGCCCGGTACCGCAGGATCGCCATCAAGCCGTTGATCCAGGCCAGCACGAGGATCCCCGGAATCCCGCCCGCCTCCAGCACCGCCGGCACCCAGCGGTTCGGCCCCAGCTCCGTCGAGGCCGTGATCGCCATGCAGAAGAGCATCAGGATCATCAACGGCGTCATGAACGTGGCCTTGAACATCGCCCCCATGCCGACGCCGGCGCGCACGCCTTCGGTCGGCGGGAACTCCTCCCGCCACATCAGGTGGCCGTAGATGAGGGTGGGGATGAGGATGAGGCCGATCTTCAACTGCCACGCGGTGAGCCCTGCCCAGTCCAGGCCGAAGGCGAGCACGGAGCCGATCACGATCCCGCCCGGGAACCAGACGTGGAACTGGTTCAGCTTGACCGTCTTTTGTTCCGGATAGAGCGCCGCCACCAACGGGTTGCAGGCGGCCTCGACGAGCCCGTTCCCCAGCGCCAGCGTCAGCGCCCCGGCGAACGCCTGCCAGAAGCCGCCGGCCGTGATGAGCACGGCCGCCCCCACCAGGTGACACGCGAAGGCGAGCCGCAGAAGGAACCGCATCCCCAGCGTGTCGCAGAACGGCGCGAACACCAGTTGCGACACGGCGAAGCCCCAGATCCCGGCGCCCGCGATCCAGCCGATGTCGGAGTTCGTGAGCGTGAATTCGCCCTTCAGCGTGAGCATCACCGCGCTGACCACCGCGAAGGTGACGGAGGTCGCGATGAGCGACACGCAACTGGCCAGGAAGAGCCGCTGCGGGCGGACGGAGGACGAGGTCGTATCCACGGAACACTCCTCGGATGGGGTCGGCGGGCACGCTAGCCCCGCCTCGTTCGACTCCGCAACGGCGGCGGCGAGCCCCGCGACCCTACCGGCCGGCGAACGCTTCGGTCTATTCTTCCCGGGCAGTCCATGGCAGGGCTCCTGCCGCGGGCTGCCAGGTCCGAAAGCCCAGGAGGATCCCGTGAAACGCCGCTCGATTCGTCGCCCGTCGCCCGCCGCGCTGGCCGTCCTCGCGCTCGCCCTCGCCGTCCTCGCGCCTGCCGCGCTCCCGCCGGCCGCCGCCGCCCAGTCCCGGCCCTACCAGCCGGAATCCGTGAGCGCGAGCGAGTACGCGCGCGCCGAGCAGTTCCTGCCCTGGCACGCGGAGAAGCTCACGTCGGGCGTCACGGTGAACCCCCGCTGGGTCGACGCGAACCGGTTCTGGTATCGCAACCAGGTCTTCGGCGGCCACGAGTTCATCATGATCGACGCCGCGGCCCGCACCCGCCGGCCCGTCTTCGACCACGACCGGCTCGCCGCCGCCCTCTCCGAGGCTTCCGACGCGAGCCACGAGGCGACGGATCTTCCCTTCGAGGAGTTCGAGTTCAACGCGTCCGGCGGGATCCGCTTCTGGACGGACACCCACGAGCGCTGGGACTGCGACATCGGCGCCTACCGCTGCACCGGTCCGGACTCGGTCGCGCGGGCGACGCATGAAATCGATTCGCCCGATGGCGCGCTCGCCGTCTTCTCGCGCGACGAGAATCTGTGGGTCCGCGACACCGGTTCCGACGAGGAGCGCCAACTCTCGACGGACGGCGAGCCGCACTGGGGCTACGGCGTCGCGCCGGAGGGCTGCTGCCAGGAGATCTCGAACCGCCGCCGCGAGTTCAAGCCTCCCCCGGTCGCCGAGTGGTCCCCCGACGGCCGCCGGATCGTGACCCACCGCTACGACGAGCGCGACGTCGAGGACCTTCACCTGCTCGAGGCCGCCACCGGGCGCCCGATCCTCCACAGCTACCGCTACGCGCTCCCCGGCGATTCCATCGTCCCCACCTGGCAACTCCACATCTTTGACGCGGAGACCGGCGCCCAGGTGCGGGCCGACTACGACCCCGTGGTCGGCTACTTCGGCGGCGCGGACACGACCTGGCACGCCGCCCAGTGGACCCCGGACGGCGCCCGCGTCCATTTCTCGCACCATTCGCGCGACTTCAGGAACCAGACGCTCGTCGAGGTCGACGCGGCGACGGGCGCGTCCCGCAAGGTCATCGTCGAGAGCGGCGACACCTGGGTGGAGCTGAACCAGCTCCGCACCCCCTACAACTGGCGCGTGCTCGACAACGGGAGCGAGTTCATCTGGTTCTCCGAGCGCGAGGGCTGGGGCCACCTCTACCTGCACGACCTCGCCTCCGGCGAGATGAAGAACCGGATCACGCAGGGGTCCTGGCTCGTCGTCCAGATGCTCGCCGTCGATGAGGCGGCGCGGCAGGTCTACTTCACCGGCGTGGGCCGCGAGTCCGGGCGCGATCCGTACCGGCACCACCTCTATCGGGCGTCGCTCGACGGCGGCGGGGTCACGCTCCTCTCGCCGGAGGACGCGCACCACGCGGTCTCCGCCTCCCCCGACGGCCGCTACTTCGTGGACACGTACTCCACCCGCTCGACCGCCCCGGTCACGGTCCTCAGGGACAACGCCGGACGATCCGTGATGACGGTCGAGCAGGGCGATATCTCCCCGCTCCTCGAGGCCGGATGGGAGCCCCCGGTGCGCTTCTCCGCCAAGGCGCGCGACGGGGTGACCGATGTGTACGGCTATCTCTGGCTCCCCCCGAACATGGAGGAGGGGGCCGTCTATCCCGTCATCGACTACGTCTACCCCGGCCCCCAGATCGGCCCCATCCGCACGCCCGGCTTCACCTCCGGGCCGCGGGGTCAGGGCCACGCGCTCGCCCAGCTCGGGTTCATCACCTTCGCGGTCGACGCCATGGGCACGCCGTACCGCTCGAAGGCGTTCCACGAGAGCTACTACGGCGACATGCGGGACAACGGGATCCCGGATCACGTCTCGGCGCTCAAGGCGCTCGCCCTCCGCTATCCCATCGACATCGAGCGGGTGGGGATCTTCGGCCACTCCGGCGGCGGCTTCTCCTCGACCGACGCCATCCTGACCTTCCCGGACTTCTTCAAGGTCGCGGTGTCGGGGGCGGGGAACCACGACCAGCGGGGCTATCACTTCCCGTGGGGGGAGAAATACCACGGGCTGCTCGAACGGAACCCGGACGGGACGGACAGTTTCGACTCGCAGGCGAACCAGAACATCGCCTCGAACCTCAAGGGGAAGCTGCTGCTCCATTACGGGTCGCTGGACGACAACGTGCACCCGAACATGACGCTGCTCGTGGCCGACGCCCTCATCGAGGCGAACAAGACGTTCGACATGCTCGTGTTCCCGAACCGGAACCACGGTTACGCGCGCGAGCCGTACCTCATCCGGCGCACCTGGGACTACTTCATCGAACACCTCATGGGCGCCCAGCCGCCGGTCGACTACCGGATCGTCCAGCCGTAGGCGACGCGCGCCAGGCTGGGTACGCATGAAGGCGCGAAGCGAGCACGCTCGGAAACGCCGGCGCGGGAGCGGAACGGCCTTCGTCCGGTCGCTTCTCCTTCCCGTCCTGCCCTTTCTGCCAGCCTGTCAGGGCAGCGAGGCCGGTCCGCCCCTCGTCGTGCAGCGCGACAGCGCCGGCATCGAGATCGTCGAGGCCATGCGGCCGCTCTGGGGCGACTCGAGTCTCTGGAGCATCGACCCGGATCCGCTCGTCGACCTCACGCTCTCGGGCAATGGCCCCCACCACGAGTTCCATGGGCTCCGCGACATGAAGCAACGCCCGGACGGTTCGCTCATGGTTGCCGACGGGAGTTCCAACGAAGTGCGAGTATTCTCGGCGGCTGGTGAGTTCCTCGGGTCGTTCGGCGGGAGAGGCGATGGTCCCGGCGAATTCAGAACCCTGCGACGGATCGAGAGCGCGGGCGACACCCTCCTGGCCCTCGACCGCGGACGCCTCACCGTGGCCGCCCACGATCTGACGGTGGTCGGGACCTTCGACATCGACCCCTGGACGGTCGACCTGCACTACGTCGACGGGGGCCGGATCCTGCCGGAGATATCGCGGCCGGTGCTGCCGATGGATGGCCTGACCGGATCGGTGCGGCCTCCGCAGCCCCTCGTGCTCCTCGACCTGAAGGGGGCCCGGATCGACAGCGTCGGCGAACTGCGGGGCGCCGAGGTGCACGTCCTCGTCCGCGACGGCTCGTACGTCGGGACCGCGCCCCACTTTTTCGGCAAAGCGTCCCACGTGGCCGCCCTGGGCGGGCACATCCTGCGGGGATCCTCCGACGCGATGCGGCTGGAGGAACTGGACCTGTCCGGAAACCTCGTGCGCATCCTGCGAATCCCCGGCTATCCCCTGGATCTGAGCGACGCCCTGATCGCCGCCGAGCGGGACTTCCTGCTCGACGGCTTCACGCCCGGACACCCGTTGCGGGCGCCCTTCGAGGCCGCTCCCGTTTCGGACACCCGACCCGCCTTCACCGACATCCTCGTCGACCCCTCGGGAGCGGTCTGGCTGGAACTTCACCGGGGAAGAACCGAGCAGGACCAGCCGGAGAAGTGGCTG
This genomic stretch from Candidatus Palauibacter scopulicola harbors:
- a CDS encoding Gfo/Idh/MocA family oxidoreductase — protein: MRRRLSYGMVGGGPGAFIGDVHRMAAELDGLARVAAGAFSSDAERSAAKGAEIGLDPERVYGGYAEMAEAEAARAGEDRLDFVIVVTPNHLHFDVARTFLDAGFHVVCDKPLTTELGDAEALCRLVAGGDRVFALTHNYGGYPMIKDARHLVRGGTLGEIRRVQLEYFQGWLATPLEETGHPQAVWRTDPARAGVAGALGDIGTHAHHLARYVTGLEVEALCGELTTFVPGRRLEDDASLLLRWSGGVRGTLTVSQVAAGEENGLAIRVFGSEGSIAWRHDDAETLWHRTPDGQARARRRGHGWISPEAARASRVPPGHPEGFIEGFGNLYRNVISTIGALDEGRTPDAADLDFPTVWDGARGVHFLERAVESGRRGAWVDARYEPPGGPGKPGESGEPGEPTR
- a CDS encoding MFS transporter, whose translation is MDTTSSSVRPQRLFLASCVSLIATSVTFAVVSAVMLTLKGEFTLTNSDIGWIAGAGIWGFAVSQLVFAPFCDTLGMRFLLRLAFACHLVGAAVLITAGGFWQAFAGALTLALGNGLVEAACNPLVAALYPEQKTVKLNQFHVWFPGGIVIGSVLAFGLDWAGLTAWQLKIGLILIPTLIYGHLMWREEFPPTEGVRAGVGMGAMFKATFMTPLMILMLFCMAITASTELGPNRWVPAVLEAGGIPGILVLAWINGLMAILRYRAGFAVERLSPTGVLSASAAISVVGLLWLSYAETTVMAFASATVFAVGVCYFWPTMLGFVSERVPRSGALGLGMMGATGMAVVGLWTTPWMGRIADEVGHERLPAVETQALFADAAAAFAGADESTAPDLAAAGEAAGEALAGVGPDGALPESVTANALRAIINSGGDEALAERANAILGPADNYGGRVSFRYILPFTGALILIFGFLHARDRRAGGYRAVRIGTESGDG
- a CDS encoding DPP IV N-terminal domain-containing protein, whose translation is MKRRSIRRPSPAALAVLALALAVLAPAALPPAAAAQSRPYQPESVSASEYARAEQFLPWHAEKLTSGVTVNPRWVDANRFWYRNQVFGGHEFIMIDAAARTRRPVFDHDRLAAALSEASDASHEATDLPFEEFEFNASGGIRFWTDTHERWDCDIGAYRCTGPDSVARATHEIDSPDGALAVFSRDENLWVRDTGSDEERQLSTDGEPHWGYGVAPEGCCQEISNRRREFKPPPVAEWSPDGRRIVTHRYDERDVEDLHLLEAATGRPILHSYRYALPGDSIVPTWQLHIFDAETGAQVRADYDPVVGYFGGADTTWHAAQWTPDGARVHFSHHSRDFRNQTLVEVDAATGASRKVIVESGDTWVELNQLRTPYNWRVLDNGSEFIWFSEREGWGHLYLHDLASGEMKNRITQGSWLVVQMLAVDEAARQVYFTGVGRESGRDPYRHHLYRASLDGGGVTLLSPEDAHHAVSASPDGRYFVDTYSTRSTAPVTVLRDNAGRSVMTVEQGDISPLLEAGWEPPVRFSAKARDGVTDVYGYLWLPPNMEEGAVYPVIDYVYPGPQIGPIRTPGFTSGPRGQGHALAQLGFITFAVDAMGTPYRSKAFHESYYGDMRDNGIPDHVSALKALALRYPIDIERVGIFGHSGGGFSSTDAILTFPDFFKVAVSGAGNHDQRGYHFPWGEKYHGLLERNPDGTDSFDSQANQNIASNLKGKLLLHYGSLDDNVHPNMTLLVADALIEANKTFDMLVFPNRNHGYAREPYLIRRTWDYFIEHLMGAQPPVDYRIVQP